From Streptomyces sp. Edi4, one genomic window encodes:
- a CDS encoding ice-binding family protein — protein MTLNLPEAPPRRTLSVWTAAVMAVVIAAAVLAVTPTRADAVASPVPLGTAASFGVLAGATVTNTGPTVVDGLSVGVSPGTAITGFQTSDGGPGTVTPPGVLHSADAVAGQAKTDLNAAYNQAAGQTLRDATYNDAPHEFGGQTLTPGLYRANSSAGITGTLTLDAQGNSSAVWVFQIGSTLTTASASTVSFINGASPCNVYWQVGSSATLGADSTFVGTILADTSITATTGAAVNGRLLADAGLRGDGAVTLDSNRISQGSCATGSTGGSTGGSTSGSTAGSTAGLITGGVVAGATSGGATGSTTVGVIGGVPTGGGTGGVLGGLLGGVLTTGGTTGGALGGLVAGATTSGTTGATTGGVNGGATGGTGHDHGGNPEDHGYGGYGGYGDDSGKETGYGGAGH, from the coding sequence ATGACGCTGAACCTTCCTGAAGCGCCCCCACGGCGCACATTGTCGGTCTGGACCGCGGCGGTTATGGCCGTCGTGATCGCCGCCGCCGTCCTCGCGGTGACGCCGACGCGCGCCGATGCTGTCGCCAGCCCCGTGCCGCTGGGTACGGCCGCCAGTTTCGGAGTACTGGCCGGCGCCACGGTCACCAACACCGGTCCCACAGTGGTCGACGGCCTCAGTGTCGGGGTGAGCCCCGGGACGGCCATCACCGGATTCCAGACATCCGACGGGGGGCCGGGCACGGTGACCCCGCCCGGGGTTCTGCACTCCGCCGACGCCGTCGCGGGCCAGGCCAAGACGGACCTGAACGCGGCGTACAACCAGGCCGCCGGCCAGACGCTGCGGGATGCGACCTACAACGACGCTCCCCACGAGTTCGGTGGCCAGACGCTGACGCCAGGTCTCTATCGGGCGAACAGCTCCGCCGGGATCACCGGCACGCTCACCCTGGACGCCCAGGGCAACTCCAGCGCCGTCTGGGTGTTCCAGATCGGCTCGACGCTGACGACGGCGTCAGCCAGTACGGTGAGCTTCATCAATGGGGCCTCGCCGTGCAACGTGTACTGGCAGGTCGGCAGCTCGGCCACGCTCGGCGCCGACTCCACATTCGTGGGCACGATCCTGGCAGACACCTCGATCACCGCCACCACGGGCGCCGCCGTCAACGGCCGGCTGCTGGCCGACGCGGGCCTGCGCGGTGACGGCGCCGTGACACTGGACAGCAACAGGATCTCCCAGGGCTCCTGCGCAACCGGATCCACGGGCGGATCCACGGGTGGCTCCACGAGCGGGTCCACGGCCGGGTCCACGGCCGGCCTGATCACCGGCGGCGTGGTCGCGGGCGCCACGTCCGGAGGAGCCACGGGCTCGACCACGGTCGGAGTCATCGGCGGCGTACCCACTGGAGGCGGAACGGGTGGCGTCCTGGGCGGTCTCCTCGGCGGCGTCCTGACCACCGGCGGTACCACGGGCGGAGCCCTCGGCGGCCTCGTCGCGGGTGCCACGACGAGCGGGACCACGGGTGCCACCACAGGCGGTGTCAACGGCGGCGCGACCGGCGGGACCGGACACGATCACGGTGGGAATCCCGAGGACCACGGATACGGCGGATACGGCGGATACGGGGACGATTCAGGCAAGGAGACCGGCTATGGCGGCGCCGGCCACTGA
- a CDS encoding DUF5819 family protein, with product MDDYPQQLSPPSTPKSTERPPPAYLRAATTAAVFLCLVTALVHVFLVFLHVAPPNSLSQRYSRQITAWVFPLFEQNWRLFAPDPESVNRKISVRSLHTAPDRTVHVSDWFDLTAVDDSAVEHNPFPSHTTQNMLRRAWSSYLESHVVDDQPRSPRGLMTQRYLTNIASERLAALRGGSFETIQLRVVTVPIAAPTPASGAGAASAKPRTADTRYLPWWKVEASRGN from the coding sequence ATGGACGATTACCCGCAACAACTCTCACCGCCGTCCACACCGAAGTCCACGGAGCGGCCACCGCCGGCATATCTGCGAGCGGCAACGACTGCCGCCGTCTTCCTCTGCCTCGTGACGGCCCTGGTCCATGTGTTTCTGGTCTTTCTCCATGTGGCGCCGCCGAACTCGCTCTCCCAGCGCTACAGCCGACAGATCACCGCATGGGTCTTCCCGCTGTTCGAGCAGAACTGGCGACTGTTCGCGCCGGACCCGGAGTCCGTCAACCGGAAGATCTCGGTGCGGTCCCTGCACACCGCCCCGGACAGGACCGTGCATGTCAGCGACTGGTTCGATCTGACCGCCGTCGACGACTCCGCGGTGGAACACAATCCCTTCCCGAGCCATACGACGCAGAACATGCTGCGGCGGGCCTGGAGTTCCTACCTCGAAAGCCACGTCGTCGACGACCAGCCGCGCTCGCCACGGGGGTTGATGACCCAGCGGTACCTGACCAACATCGCCTCGGAGCGCCTCGCGGCCCTGCGCGGCGGAAGCTTCGAGACCATCCAGCTGCGGGTGGTCACCGTACCCATCGCCGCGCCCACCCCGGCGAGCGGCGCGGGGGCGGCTTCCGCCAAGCCGAGGACGGCCGATACACGGTACCTGCCGTGGTGGAAGGTGGAGGCCTCCCGTGGAAATTGA